A section of the Castanea sativa cultivar Marrone di Chiusa Pesio chromosome 12, ASM4071231v1 genome encodes:
- the LOC142620667 gene encoding uncharacterized protein LOC142620667, giving the protein MLNEGGWKSCRMFCGHIELRLEDPLDFSMTYGAEAVIPLETRFPTLRRNSFTLSSNDNLLEETLDLIEERQENAMVQLAYYQHKLKQGYDSHVKLRPLTPGDLVLRKVLGTAKNLAWGKLGPNWEGPYRITSVADIRAYYLEDLDEHVVLCPWNITYIA; this is encoded by the coding sequence ATGCTAAATGAAGGTGGGTGGAAGAGTTGTCGcatgttttgtggacatatcgaactacgccTAGAAGATCCATTGGacttctctatgacttatggagccgaggctgtAATCCCTCTGGAAACTAGATTCCCAACATTAAGAAGGAACTCTTTCACTCTGAGCAGTAATGACAATTTACTGGAAGAAACCTTAGACCTAATTGAGGAACGACAAGAAAATGCCATGGTGCAGCTTGCTTactatcaacataagctcaagcaagGGTATGATTCCCATGTGAAATTACGACCACTTACGCCTGGAGATTTGGTattgaggaaagttttgggtactGCAAAGAATTTAgcatggggaaaattggggcctaactgggaaggaccttatcgcaTTACTTCAGTCGCCGACATAAGGGCTTATTACCTTGAGGATCTAGATGAACATGTTGTACTgtgtccttggaat